A genomic stretch from Psilocybe cubensis strain MGC-MH-2018 chromosome 1, whole genome shotgun sequence includes:
- a CDS encoding Dilute domain-containing protein C25B8.08, with the protein MPAVSAQPIDLTPEPDLHPLYPTVSQISEQLGPNSGLDPSQKAELVAHCLTRACAFGDITVVQHLLTDPQAQAHVNLGLRDEDGVNLISLTICGFGGDSDRDIEREECVRLLVSQGADMTADKAGWTPLHYAAILSPPTLVSYLMTHGCSPFAVTERKLTPLDIVTAHSTLPGKEDVALLLEEAMRGEGWTGGRMEERRRVLEQRSRKKSHKKEIREGVGKILGVNPDWWGKDSDISDEESDSDEEEEEDDGIYTPRPDYSSMLVFSPPLLAQIFESLITNYQPTFKDSTPANTLYLLARFAALTCDHTWLEDLIIGATDAIEETFFNRAEDLSCLVFWLYNTTVWLHLLECDTSINEACEMLGSFELIEEVINSVFVFIIRFAERRIDQLLDSAILSYTPVPSELEAVQFESEWSFLRPFAGKRKTPSSPIGRNPIPPSPTPASPHHRPLSPSQSQSTVSSSGSRGYSSLRQTITRARGLSSAAPPLSSVFLESHPPSPFELTSFLTSLHMLLILSDINPAIITQLWSQVMYWTACEIFNRVITRKKYICRSRAVQISMNLTVIEEWIEEMGIPPGIQSHFAPVRDLLNWLQRLSSIAEFPDLVATIQTMKSINPLQMRRAVRDYKYEVNEGRMTEECIQYLTQLQKDWERHRVKLGVEAIRKEITERDRDRDQEGSISSLVNEAESSSTTPSIAPSVEALSPQQNIDILFDKRADISLWEPVHPPQALGELLDSRHMLPLLFPSDPRLLAALPAKKVVLEDTKRESVQSFSSSEEGRTGATPLHWISRNRKVREVSIGTLKWVDGVGSASRWGRPVDHDYEPEEQEHAPRSFPPEESEEPEGDEALESGNSHATPLTRKPSGRTKGRQSMGETTPIETSFDSHVFRQ; encoded by the exons ATGCCAGCTGTATCGGCGCAACCAATCGATTTGACTCCAGAACCAGACCTCCACCCCTTATACCCTACCGTCAGCCAGATATCGGAGCAGCTTGGACCCAACTCTGGACTCGATCCATCGCAGAAGGCAGAGCTTGTTGCCCATTGCTTGACTCGTGCTTGTGCCTTTGGTGACATCACGGTTGTCCAACATCTACTAACTGATCCTCAAGCACAAGCCCACGTCAATTTAGGATTGagggatgaagatggtgtTAATCTCATCAGTCTTACTATCTGTGGATTTGGTGGGGATTCTGATCGTGACATTGAACGAGAGGAGTGTGTTCGTCTGCTAGTTTCACAGGGCGCTGATATGACTGCAGATAAAG CCGGGTGGACACCTTTACATTATGCTGCAATTTTATCGCCCCCTACGCTTGTGTCATATTTAATGACCCACGGGTGCTCTCCTTTCGCCGTGACGGAAAGGAAGCTAACCCCTCTGGATATTGTTACTGCTCATTCAACATTACCTGGGAAGGAAGACGTTGCTCTATTACTGGAAGAAGCTATGCGAGGAGAGGGGTGGACAGGCGGTCGTATGGAGGAAAGGCGCAGAGTACTCGAGCAACGGTCGCGAAAGAAAAGCcacaagaaagaaatacGTGAAGGTGTAGGCAAAATACTGGGCGTGAATCCGGATTGGTGGGGCAAAGATTCGGATATCTCTGACGAAGAGTCTGATtccgatgaagaggaggaggaggacgatggTATATAT ACACCCCGTCCAGATTACTCGTCGATGCTCGTATTTTCACCGCCTCTTTTGGCACAGATATTCGAATCACTCATCACTAATTATCAACCTACATTCAAGGATTCGACACCAGCCAATACACTATATTTACTTGCAAGGTTTGCGGCATTAACATGTGATCATACTTGGCTAGAAGATCTTATTATTGGCGCCACCGATGCGATTGAGGAGACATTTTTT AATCGGGCTGAAGATTTATCGTGTTTAGTGTTTTGGCTATACAACACTACTGTCTGGTTACACCTTCTGGAGTGTGATACGTCAATAAATGAAGCATGCGAAATGCTAGGCTCATTCGAATTGATTGAAGAAGTCATCAATTCCGTTTTCG TTTTTATCATAAGATTCGCAGAACGGCGTATAGACCAATTACTTGACAGCGCCATTCTGTCTTATACACCAGTACCTTCGGAGCTTGAGGCTGTTCAATTCGAATCCGAATGGTCCTTCCTTCGACCATTTGCAGGCAAACGCAAGACACCTTCCTCTCCCATTGGGAGAAATCCAATTCCACCTTCACCTACGCCAGCCAGTCCCCACCATCGACCACTCTCTCCGTCTCAGAGTCAGTCGACAGTATCTTCATCTGGGTCTCGAGGGTATTCCTCACTCAGGCAAACTATTACCCGAGCCCGAGGTCTTTCATCCGCTGCACCTCCTCTTTCATCCGTCTTCCTAGAGTCACACCCACCATCACCTTTCGAGTTAACATCATTTCTCACCTCTCTTCATATGCTCTTGATACTGTCCGACATCAATCCAGCAATCATAACACAATTATGGTCCCAGGTTATGTACTGGACTGCTT GTGAAATATTCAATCGTGTTATCACCCGCAAGAAATACATATGCAG ATCCAGGGCAGTCCAAATTAGTATGAACTTGACTGTTATAGAAGAATGGATCGAGGAAATGGGTATTCCTCCAGGAATACAATCCCACTTCGCTCCTGTCAGAGACTTACTAAATTGGCTTCAA CGACTTTCTTCCATTGCTGAATTCCCTGACTTGGTGGCAACTATACAAACAATGAAAAGCATCAATCCGTTGCAG ATGCGGCGGGCAGTTCGTGACTATAAATACGAGGTTAATGAGGGGCGCATGACTGAAGAATGCATACAGTATCTCACTCAACTTCAAAAAGACTGGGAAAGACATCGAGTAAAATTAGGAGTTGAGGCCATCAGGAAAGAG ATTACTGAGCGCGATAGAGATCGAGATCAAGAAGGCAGTATTTCTTCTCTTGTCAATGAAGCGGAAAGCTCGTCGACAACACCTTCGATAGCCCCTTCAGTCGAGGCTCTTTCACCACAACAAAACATCGACATTCTATTCGACAAGCGGGCTGACATATCTTTGTGGGAGCCCGTCCACCCCCCACAAGCACTAGGTGAACTATTAGATTCAAGACACATGTTACCATTGCTCTTCCCTTCCGATCCTCGCTTGTTGGCAGCGCTTCCTGCAAAAAAAGTTGTCTTAGAAGATACCAAAAGAGAATCAGTCCAAAGCTTTTCTTCGTCTGAGGAAGGTCGCACTGGAGCGACACCTTTACATTGGATATCACGAAACCGCAAAGTTCGGGAAGTGAGCATCGGAACACTCAAGTGGGTAGATGGGGTTGGATCTGCCTCGCGCTGGGGACGACCCGTTGATCACGATTATGAACCGGAAGAGCAGGAACACGCGCCTCGATCATTTCCACCTGAAGAATCCGAAGAACCTGAAGGCGATGAAGCACTTGAGAGTGGCAACAGCCATGCCACTCCACTCACGCGCAAACCATCAGGTAGAACAAAGGGAAGGCAAAGTATGGGTGAGACGACACCTATAGAAACTTCATTTGACTCGCACGTATTTCGTCAGTAA
- a CDS encoding Flavin-containing monooxygenase FMO GS-OX3, whose amino-acid sequence MVNIQRLLFSFLSSTLPSQVPLHYEQEAVSRKSVAIVGAGSAGLAMLKTFTELDTFVNNSWEVVLFEEREHVGGVWLPDYNDVHPPEIPETPLYPLLHTNTPVPSMAYPGFPFPPGTPLYPSHEYIEAYHRRYAQHYKLLDYISFNHKIQQATWSGSPENGYWNLTVTNAAGHIFHKKFDHLVVASGNHHIPRIPVWKGQDKWLSNAPQNQTRKILHSVYYRKPEAFTGLNVLIVGNGASGRDAASQILDFATTTVVSVRHDGDPLEGVIIKPEISHFTADEIVFVDGTTYSPDVVLLGTGYEQRKPFLTAGGELAVDPAARNNSDKLVTNLKYIFPLYRHILSLSPSYPTNALAFIGLPTFIANCPSDIAQSLFAAHAIINPSILPSRQKLLKELEAYEAYVRANGRDPYINGHQMLTKIESSDYQDELVEFLKDMNAIPRDGKKFVEEWRRDIFEYQYLKRGWKRIEELGTGQDWTKGVRTESQWADLMKRVNDWQKRWEDANGIEFRADMDLVGYFGNQWT is encoded by the exons ATGGTCAACATACAGCGCCTGCTGTTCTCTTTCCTATCCTCTACACTTCCTTCTCAGGTGCCATTGCATTATGAACAGGAGGCGGTCTCTCGCAAATCTGTGGCTATTGTAGGGGCAGGAAGTGCCGGTCTGGCCATGCTGAAAACATTCACGGAATTGGATACATTTGTCAATAACAGCTGGGAAGTAGTGTTGTTTGAGGAAAGAGAGCACGTCGGAGGCGTATG GCTTCCGGATTATAATGATGTCCACCCGCCTGAAATTCCTGAGACGCCTTTGTATCCATTACTACATACGAACACACCCGTTCCTTCAATGGCATACCCTGGGTTTCCCTTCCCACCTGGCACACCTCTTTATCCGAGTCATGAATATATAGAAGCCTACCATCGACGCTACGCACAGCACTATAAACTATTGGACTACATAAGCTTTAATCATAAAATTCAGCAGGCAACCTGGAGTGGAAGTCCTGAGAATGGATATTGGAACTTGACTGTTACAAATGCAGCAggccatatttttcacaagAAATTTGATCATCTTGTTGTTGCTTCAGGCAATCACCACATACCGCGTATACCTGTTTGGAAAGGCCAGGATAAATGGCTATCAAATGCTCCGCAAAATCAAACGCGCAAGATCCTTCACTCGGTTTATTATCGGAAGCCAGAGGCTTTCACAGGCCTGAACGTGCTAATTGTCGGAAATGGAGCCAGTGGGCGAGATGCAGCGAGTCAGATACTTGACTTTGCCACCACG ACTGTTGTGTCCGTTAGACATGATGGCGATCCCTTGGAGGGTGTGATCATCAAACCAGAAATATCTCACTTCACCGCGGATGAGATAGTTTTTGTCGATGGAACAACTTATTCCCCTGATGTCGTGCTGCTCGGGACTGGATACGAACAAAGGAAGCCATTCCTGACGGCGGGCGGCGAGTTGGCCGTGGACCCAGCTGCGCGGAACAATTCTGATAAACTGGTCACAAACTTGAAATATATTTTCCCGCTGTATCGTCATATCCTTTCCTTAAGCCCCTCTTATCCAACAAATGCACTGGCTTTCATTGGACTGCCAACCTTTATTGCCAATTGCCCTTCGGATATTGCTCAAAGTCTGTTTGCTGCACATGCCATAATCAATCCGTCAATTTTGCCATCGCGACAAAAACTTCTGAAAGAGTTGGAAGCATATGAGGCCTATGTTCGGGCAAACGGACGCGACCCTTACATTAATGGACATCAGATGCTGACCAAAATTGAATCGAGTGATTACCAGGATGAACTAGTTGAATTCTTGAAAGACATG AACGCGATCCCTCGCGATGGAAAGAAATTTGTCGAAGAGTGGCGTCGGGATATCTTCGAATACCAGTATCTCAAACGTGGATGGAAGCGAATTGAAGAGTTGGGCACTGGCCAGGACTGGACCAAAGGTGTAAGAACAGAGTCACAATGGGCAGACTTGATGAAGCGCGTCAATGATTGGCAGAAACGTTGGGAAGATGCCAATGGAATAGAGTTCCGCGCCGACATGGACTTGGTTGGTTATTTTGGCAACCAGTGGACATGA
- a CDS encoding Protein GID8-like protein (Protein GID8 homolog): MDYLVIEGYKSAAEEFSQEANLIPPVDPESIESRMDIREALQRGDVEDAITRVNDLNPEILDTNPALYFKLQQQKLIEFIRQGQIAEALTFAQEELAPRGEESPEFLSELERTMALLAFDSAPNAPAAIAELLSPAQRMKTAGEVNAAILESLSQGKEVKLVGLLKLLCWGESLLEEKADFPKVRSRGRFWKMANGVLGVAECTGGNVGVI, encoded by the exons ATGGACTACCTGGTCATTGAGGGGTACAAATCAGCGGCAGAGGAATTCAGCCAGGAAGCCAATCTCATCCCGCCGGTCGATCCCGAGAGCATCGAAAGCCGGATGGACATCAGAGAAGCGCTCCAACGAGGAGATGTCGAAGATGCCATCACGCGAGTCAACGACCTGAATCCTGAG ATCCTGGACACGAACCCTGCGCTGTACTTCAAGCTGCAGCAACAGAAGCTGATTGAATTCATCCGGCAGGGACAGATTGCAGAGGCGCTGACGTTTGCACAGGAAGAGCTCGCACCGCGGGGGGAGGAATCGCCCGAGTTTTTGTCCGAGCTTGAGCGGACGATGGCGCTGCTGGCATTCGACTCTGCGCCAAACGCGCCGGCAGCGATTGCGGAGCTGCTGTCGCCTGCGCAGCGGATGAAGACGGCGGGAGAAGTGAATGCAGCGATCCTGGAGAGCCTGAGCCAGGGAAAGGAGGTGAAGCTGGTTGGACTGCTGAAGCTGCTCTGCTGGGGCGAGTCGCTGCTGGAGGAAAAGGCGGATTTCCCAAAGGTGCGTAGTAGAGGGCGATTCTGGAAAATGGCTAACGGGGTGCTCGGTGTAGCTGAATGTACTGGAGGGAACGTTGGTGTAATATAG
- a CDS encoding MAP kinase kinase kinase mkh1, with product MSEDSRSNKQTARKIYYVANPGSGDSDDAKDDTRPRTHTNGYSNKRPQVSTVSNYHRPTPSQPTLLATDPSVTNSRYPLPQPPLSPDSTDSPSPPPPSTPSQHAHSYSADLHLKVDPPSKALPQSESYPSYQDYRALNDVQPHVSSFISPSRTSSASTPSASKGSKLLKHLKAPFGGRPRPPAGEQSRRPYTSPTVTTPESFTSSSSMASSSVSERVIFVTSDSERYVTVDISSARSASQIRELILNKLGIFNEDELYPYSIYRTEIGESQSGEALTNDRLMAMCRDHGDSKGTLKFFVTQSTAPPQGPSPIQLPDYSSPPVLPPLANTTPLQIKRRSRSRNGSFSSASENIPLEIGYEADLDYPEHDVSRPLARTTHSQPSASSSQTALPSPHRRPSLANQARPSSPLLHSSGAKPQKNEEKYGHALPPLPTPPPPLSPVRPSFLSNEESSSLGIPQRHHHARSTSDAGSHQDSAVKATEHHPETAGQLYSRGLGKLKPEPPRESTRERLTKHAHDDEDQPWDIILPPPQRDEQERVSPSLTRGSRQPSYSSQYRPSSPYTPRHPVYNSSRPSQPSVPLPLQTQRPSSQPRPPANVPIPGSVFVNWKGEEGGSSRKPTPPSSNYSSTRLGKSMTKSMNDLKFAASHASSSQSRRNLPSVSQLPMTRQSNIARVNESPYSPSNLPASNMSLNVSAKSYEPPRSFSRPLPVHGTADFHHSSSSSYLSRGGGYSSNLSTTNNDPYPRPQSASGDPVTSPTRGYTRLQSPVYGSTLESGESNQSPRTISPNRPYHSPGIPGPRPRPTTSSDRSGSSDIQSGPETSNTTPPRTPISPHSPRYDPSERNGLVEEQSPPSSPDDIVIKSTESTLKQKDQMNLLDMLHGSYSQPTRQISPPPPPLESKSSYAPDDGDDDDDFDNEGGTWIVRPEAPKSAARPPLTVQIESSSSSSSSSRPTENGTHHSNRPDGSAKDTHPPSSYRPLPYTSVNPVSRRPESTFVDPEGDNWAPRPPPENIYEHLEKFFPTHDLDKPVIEATSGDTSPTNAEPAAALPPPVQIDERAKIRAKKSIRIVAQEHKKRIDRTSRATDTSRVDNMMRKRSTKLWGSKLEEVTTAQGRSVNTNSIPESPSGGPTTFKWVRGELIGKGTYGRVYLALNATTGEMIAVKQVELPQTPSDKNDSRHHTVVQALKMESETLRDLDHPNIVQYLGFEETPANLSIFLEYVPGGSVGSCLHKHGKFDDNVTRSFTAQILSGLEYLHSKGILHRDMKADNILVEMSGICKISDFGISKRTEDLQGGAFTAMKGTVFWMAPEVINTNKKGYNFKVDIWSVGCVVLEMWAGSRPWMGEEMIAVMFKLYQSKQPPPVPEDVVLSEEADDFRRKCFAINPEERPTAAELRKHPYLILPPGWVFTGFT from the exons ATGTCGGAGGACTCGCGATCCAACAAGCAGACGGCCAGGAAGATCTATTATGTCGCCAATCCAGGCTCAGGAGACTCCGACGATGCAAAGGACGACACTCGCCCCCGCACCCATACTAATGGCTATTCCAACAAAAGACCCCAGGTCTCTACAGTTTCCAACTACCACAGGCCTACCCCTTCTCAGCCCACCCTCCTGGCCACAGACCCTTCAGTAACGAATTCTAGATATCCTCTACCCCAGCCTCCCCTGTCCCCTGACAGCACAgattctccttctcccccGCCCCCAAGTACCCCCAGTCAGCATGCACACTCCTATTCCGCCGATCTCCACCTAAAGGTCGACCCCCCATCAAAAGCCCTCCCTCAATCAGAATCCTACCCATCTTACCAAGACTATCGGGCACTCAACGATGTTCAACCCCACGTTTCTAGTTTCATCTCTCCTTCGCGGACTTCCTCTGCCTCAACACCCTCGGCCAGTAAGGGGTCCAAGCTGCTCAAGCACCTCAAAGCACCGTTCGGTGGTCGCCCACGGCCACCGGCAGGCGAGCAGTCTCGGAGGCCATACACA TCTCCGACCGTCACAACTCCGGAATCATTCACATCGTCATCCAGCATGGCCTCCTCGTCTGTATCTGAAAGAGTCATTTTTGTGACCTCTGATTCAGAGCGCTATGTTACCGTGGATATCAGCAGCGCGAGGAGCGCCAGCCAGATAAGAGAGCTCATTTTAAACAAG TTGGGCATCTTCAATGAGGACGAGCTGTATCCATACTCTATCTATCGAACAGAAATTGGGGAGAGTCAGTCCGGGGAGGCATTGACCAACGACCGTCTTATGGCCATGTGTCGCGATCATGGCGATTCCAAAGGGACCCTCAAGTTTTTCGTTACCCAGTCGACTGCACCACCTCAAGGACCGTCGCCTATTCAACTCCCAGATTACTCAAGTCCCCCTGTCTTACCCCCCTTGGCTAACACGACCCCCCTGCAAATAAAACGACGCTCAAGGTCCAGGAATGGGAGTTTTTCCTCTGCGAGCGAAAATATCCCCCTGGAAATTGGGTATGAGGCCGATCTTGACTACCCGGAACACGATGTCAGCAGACCTCTAGCTCGCACAACCCACTCCCAACCTTCAGCTTCGTCGTCACAAACTGCACTTCCTTCTCCGCATAGAAGGCCTAGCCTTGCTAATCAAGCACGACcatcttctcctcttctgcACTCGTCTGGGGCCAAGCCTCAGAAGAACGAAGAAAAGTATGGCCATGCTCTGCCTCCATTACCTACTCCGCCACCTCCTCTATCACCTGTTCGTCCATCGTTTCTCAGCAATGAAGAATCTTCCTCGTTAGGTATTCCACAACGACATCATCATGCAAGGTCAACGTCAGACGCAGGTTCCCACCAGGATTCCGCAGTGAAGGCAACAGAACACCATCCAGAAACAGCTGGTCAACTTTACAGTCGAGGATTGGGAAAGCTAAAACCTGAGCCACCCCGTGAAAGCACGAGGGAGCGATTAACAAAGCATGCACATGACGACGAGGATCAGCCTTGGGACATCATTCTACCCCCTCCTCAGCGCGATGAGCAAGAGCGAGTGTCCCCGAGCCTCACACGTGGGTCACGACAACCGAGTTATTCTTCACAGTATCGACCCTCCTCACCGTATACACCAAGACACCCTGTATACAATTCTTCCAGGCCAAGTCAGCCCTCTGTCCCATTACCTCTTCAGACGCAACGACCTTCCTCTCAACCACGACCTCCAGCAAATGTTCCCATTCCTGGAAGTGTCTTTGTCAACTGGAAGGGTGAGGAAGGCGGTAGTAGTCGGAAACCGACGCCACCATCGTCCAATTATTCTTCTACTAGGCTTGGGAAGTCTATGACGAAGAGTATGAATGATTTGAAGTTTGCTGCAAGTCATGCCTCCTCATCGCAGAGTCGCCGAAATTTGCCATCGGTATCTCAGTTACCCATGACTCGTCAGAGTAACATTGCTCGTGTCAATGAATCACCATACTCTCCCAGCAATCTCCCAGCAAGCAATATGTCTCTCAATGTGTCAGCCAAATCCTACGAACCGCCCCGAAGTTTTTCAAGACCCCTTCCTGTCCATGGAACTGCCGATTTTCATCATagctcgtcgtcttcgtatCTCAGTCGCGGTGGCGGTTACTCTTCTAATCTTTCAACGACTAACAACGACCCGTACCCAAGGCCACAATCAGCATCTGGTGATCCGGTTACGTCTCCGACTCGAGGCTATACTCGGTTGCAGTCTCCTGTGTATGGGTCGACGTTGGAATCTGGAGAAAGCAATCAATCACCCCGCACAATTTCCCCCAACAGGCCCTATCACTCTCCAGGTATCCCTGGACCTCGTCCAAGGCCAACTACCTCGAGCGATCGCTCAGGTTCATCTGACATTCAAAGTGGACCTGAGACTTCAAATACTACCCCTCCTCGAACACCTATTAGTCCTCACAGTCCTCGATACGATCCTTCTGAGAGGAATGGTCTTGTTGAGGAACAATCCCCACCTTCTTCTCCCGACGACATTGTCATCAAGAGCACTGAATCAACACTCAAGCAAAAGGATCAGATGAACCTTTTGGATATGTTGCACGGATCGTATTCTCAGCCCACCCGGCAGATatcaccccctcctcctcctttggAGAGCAAATCTTCTTACGCCCCTgacgatggtgatgatgacgacgatttTGATAATGAAGGTGGTACGTGGATTGTGCGACCTGAGGCACCCAAGTCAGCTGCACGGCCACCTCTGACAGTACAAATCGAGTCCtcgagcagcagcagcagcagcagtcgaCCAACGGAGAATGGCACTCACCATTCTAATCGCCCAGATGGTTCGGCAAAGGATACCCACCCTCCGAGTAGCTACCGGCCACTTCCTTATACCTCAGTCAACCCGGTATCACGGCGACCAGAGAGTACGTTTGTCGACCCTGAAGGTGACAATTGGGCACCTCGTCCTCCACCTGAAAATATCTACGAGCATCTCGAAAAGTTCTTCCCAACGCATGACCTTGATAAGCCAGTCATCGAAGCGACGTCGGGCGACACATCACCGACGAATGCAGAGCCGGCAGCGGCTTTGCCTCCACCAGTCCAGATCGATGAACGGGCGAAGATCAGGGCGAAGAAATCTATTCGTATCGTTGCTCAGGAGCACAAAAAACGAATTGATCGCACTTCGAGAGCTACAGATACTTCTCGTGTTGACAACATGATGCGCAAGCGAAGTACAAAGCTCTGGGGTAGTAAGTTGGAGGAGGTGACTACAGCACAGGGACGCAGTGTGAACACCAACAGTATACCCGAATCTCCTTCTGGTGGACCCA CTACATTCAAGTGGGTACGAGGTGAATTGATTGGAAAGGGTACTTATGGCCGTGTCTACCTGGCTCTGAACGCCACGACTGGAGAAATGATTGCAGTAAAGCAAGTTGAACTGCCTCAAACGCCCAGCGACAAAAACGATTCGCGTCACCACACAGTTGTTCAGGCATTGAAGATGGAGAGTGAGACGCTTCGAGACCTCGATCACCCTAACATTGTTCAGTATCTCGGGTTTGAGGAAACCCCGGCCAACTTGAGCAT CTTCCTTGAATATGTCCCTGGTGGATCTGTTGGAAGTTGTTTGCACAAACACGGAAAATTCGACGACAACGTTACGAGATCCTTTACGGCGCAGATATTGAGTGGTCTTGAGTATCTCCATTCCAAAGGCATTCTTCATCGA GATATGAAGGCCGACAATATCCTAGTCGAGATGTCGGGAATCTGCAAAATCTCCGACTTCGGAATCTCCAAACGAACCGAAGATCTTCAGGGCGGCGCGTTTACAGCTATGAAAGGGACTGTATTCTGGATGGCTCCGGAAGTTATTAACACGAACAAGAAGGGATATAACTTTAAGGTTGATATCTGGAGTGTAGGCTGTGTGGTGTTGGAAATGTGGGCAGGATCAAGGCCATGGATGGGTGAGGAGATGATCGCAGTCATGTTCAAG CTCTATCAATCCAAGCAACCACCTCCAGTCCCTGAGGATGTGGTCCTGTCAGAAGAAGCAGATGATTTCAGAAGAAAATGCTTCGCCAT AAATCCCGAGGAGAGGCCGACTGCGGCTGAGCTTCGAAAACACCCTTATCTCATTCTCCCACCTGGTTGGGTTTTCACTGGATTTACTTAA